In the Paenibacillus sp. FSL H7-0357 genome, one interval contains:
- a CDS encoding YheC/YheD family protein encodes MKKQIRHISNKLTKTKVMARSQELRTYIPVTRKMDQSTLHEMLQKYNMVYIKPCCGSFGKGVMRMEKTARKERIQYSYQAGIRVRSFPDYETAYRAILKETQGKSYLVQKGIRLLVYEGRPFDIRVMVQRNLKGGWEATGVAGRVAHPRKVVTNGSQGGTIYPVEVLLNAYTSLEKRKALISALKEMGVKSAKQLSTTFPALQEIGVDIALDQRLKPWILEVNTSPDPCPFTKLKDKSMIKRIVKYANAYGRTYNLKCMKSKQGVV; translated from the coding sequence ATGAAGAAGCAAATAAGGCATATATCCAATAAGCTGACGAAGACAAAGGTGATGGCTCGAAGCCAAGAATTAAGGACATACATCCCGGTAACGAGAAAAATGGATCAAAGCACACTGCATGAGATGCTGCAAAAATATAATATGGTCTACATTAAGCCATGCTGTGGATCCTTTGGGAAAGGTGTGATGCGGATGGAAAAGACCGCCCGGAAGGAACGGATTCAATACAGCTATCAGGCGGGTATACGTGTACGCAGCTTCCCGGATTACGAAACAGCTTATCGCGCAATCTTAAAGGAGACCCAGGGGAAGTCCTATTTAGTGCAGAAAGGGATCCGGCTTTTGGTTTATGAAGGCCGCCCCTTCGATATCCGGGTGATGGTGCAGCGAAATCTTAAGGGTGGATGGGAAGCTACGGGGGTTGCAGGACGCGTGGCGCATCCCCGCAAGGTTGTTACAAACGGGAGCCAGGGGGGGACGATTTATCCGGTTGAAGTATTGTTGAACGCCTACACCAGCCTGGAGAAGCGTAAAGCATTGATCTCGGCCCTGAAGGAAATGGGTGTGAAGTCCGCCAAGCAGCTAAGCACAACCTTTCCCGCCCTCCAGGAAATTGGCGTGGACATTGCCTTGGACCAGCGCCTCAAGCCCTGGATTCTGGAAGTGAATACTTCCCCCGATCCTTGTCCGTTTACCAAGCTGAAGGACAAAAGCATGATTAAACGGATCGTCAAATACGCTAACGCCTATGGCCGCACATATAATCTGAAATGTATGAAATCTAAACAGGGTGTGGTGTAA
- the sbnA gene encoding 2,3-diaminopropionate biosynthesis protein SbnA, which produces MLLGNLQDKVLEVTGVFPWYKSLLGGEKTSYSLQNLPLMTSEILDTHYYTQDSDPTLAVYRTSGTSTGRRKAIFYSEEDDKNYIDIKTKLFGELLAGSGCTRALADMGTGHAANTALSIFERLGLEKSSIPFELPIEQHIERLQAFKPELLYTMPSILDHIVYAAGNPRDFGIRKIILVGEIATLGWQRNMARLFGLDPRDIVDTYGSIEMGTIAYYSHELGRYILADGIFAEGLGTEALGGGLRPLGKNESILVLTSTVRKMMPAIRFVTYDVVRDFRPVMIGGVEKQSFASIVKRVGRELKHGEKISLYDIEQVVYRHIEDAIIRVKVRNNALTIYIKSKSALNSTAPAIREEIRECIPEIGMMIRNHLLDDIEVFIVANGETLESGQVKNKKLYYQKDKDRAEMNLSGGILSTIGNTPLIKLSNLFQNSGFEVYAKMELLNPGGSAKDRPALRMIQEAWKEGRIRPGTVIIESSSGNMAISLAMICKYLGLRFISVIDPRTTETNIQILKALDAKIDYVAEPDPETGEFLPARLTRVQQLLAEIPGSFWPNQYGNANNYLAHYHTTMKEIVTELGRVDYLFCSVSTCGTIRGLAEYARDHGLKTKIVAVDAQGSVIFGGNKGSRRFPGLGAGIVPPFCRKDLIDHIVYVSDWEIVKGCRALSQNESILAGASSGGIIAAVKRMEQEITPGSHCAVILHDKGERYLDTVYSDSWIQNQFGRDLSSEDGDVPT; this is translated from the coding sequence ATGCTGCTCGGCAATTTGCAGGATAAGGTGCTAGAAGTCACTGGGGTTTTTCCTTGGTACAAGAGTCTGCTCGGTGGGGAGAAGACGAGTTATAGCCTACAGAACCTTCCGCTTATGACGTCGGAGATTCTGGATACCCATTATTATACCCAAGATAGTGACCCTACTCTGGCCGTATACCGGACCTCGGGCACAAGCACGGGCCGCCGAAAAGCGATATTCTACTCAGAGGAAGACGATAAAAACTACATTGATATCAAAACAAAGCTGTTCGGTGAGCTGCTTGCGGGAAGCGGCTGTACAAGAGCTTTGGCGGACATGGGTACGGGACATGCAGCGAACACGGCCCTGTCCATATTTGAGCGGCTTGGACTCGAAAAGAGTTCAATACCCTTTGAGCTTCCCATCGAACAGCACATTGAACGGCTGCAAGCCTTTAAGCCTGAGCTGCTGTATACGATGCCTTCCATCCTTGACCATATCGTATATGCCGCCGGAAATCCGCGTGACTTCGGCATCCGCAAGATTATTCTGGTCGGGGAAATCGCCACACTGGGATGGCAGCGGAATATGGCGCGCCTGTTCGGTCTTGATCCAAGGGACATCGTCGATACTTATGGCTCCATTGAAATGGGCACGATTGCTTATTACTCTCATGAGCTAGGCAGGTACATCCTTGCCGACGGGATTTTTGCGGAAGGGCTCGGGACGGAGGCGTTAGGCGGGGGGTTAAGGCCGCTGGGTAAAAATGAAAGTATTCTGGTTCTTACTTCAACCGTCCGCAAGATGATGCCAGCCATTCGTTTTGTTACCTATGATGTGGTACGGGATTTCAGACCTGTGATGATAGGCGGTGTGGAAAAGCAGAGCTTTGCCTCAATCGTCAAACGGGTGGGCCGGGAACTGAAGCATGGAGAAAAAATTAGCCTGTACGATATCGAACAAGTTGTATACCGTCATATAGAAGATGCGATCATCCGGGTGAAGGTAAGGAACAATGCCCTGACCATTTATATCAAAAGTAAATCTGCACTTAACTCCACGGCTCCGGCAATCAGGGAGGAAATCAGGGAGTGCATTCCGGAAATCGGCATGATGATTCGAAATCATCTGCTTGACGATATTGAAGTCTTTATAGTGGCCAATGGCGAGACGCTGGAGAGCGGGCAGGTAAAGAACAAAAAGCTATATTACCAGAAAGATAAAGACAGGGCAGAGATGAACTTGAGTGGCGGCATACTGTCGACCATCGGAAATACGCCCTTAATCAAGCTGAGCAACCTGTTCCAGAACAGCGGGTTTGAGGTCTACGCCAAAATGGAGCTGCTGAATCCGGGCGGAAGTGCGAAAGACCGTCCTGCCCTGCGGATGATCCAGGAAGCTTGGAAGGAAGGTAGAATCAGGCCTGGAACTGTCATTATTGAATCGAGTTCGGGGAATATGGCGATTAGCCTGGCGATGATTTGCAAATATTTGGGGCTGCGGTTTATCAGCGTTATCGACCCCCGAACAACCGAAACTAATATTCAGATCCTGAAGGCTTTGGATGCAAAAATCGACTATGTCGCGGAGCCAGACCCGGAAACAGGCGAGTTTCTGCCTGCGAGGCTCACACGCGTACAGCAGTTATTGGCGGAGATACCCGGCAGCTTTTGGCCGAATCAGTATGGAAACGCAAATAATTATCTGGCCCACTACCATACGACCATGAAAGAGATCGTGACCGAACTTGGCCGGGTGGATTATTTGTTTTGCAGTGTCAGTACATGCGGCACGATCAGGGGGCTGGCGGAATACGCAAGGGATCATGGGCTAAAGACCAAGATCGTGGCTGTCGACGCGCAGGGCAGCGTTATTTTTGGCGGAAATAAGGGCAGCCGGCGTTTCCCCGGACTGGGTGCCGGCATTGTGCCGCCTTTCTGCAGAAAAGACCTAATCGACCATATCGTGTATGTTTCGGACTGGGAGATCGTAAAAGGCTGCCGGGCGCTCTCGCAGAATGAATCGATCCTGGCCGGTGCATCCTCCGGAGGGATTATTGCCGCCGTCAAGCGTATGGAGCAAGAAATAACTCCGGGATCTCACTGCGCGGTCATTCTGCATGACAAGGGAGAACGTTACCTCGATACCGTATATTCGGACTCATGGATTCAGAACCAGTTCGGCCGGGATCTCTCGTCTGAAGACGGAGATGTCCCTACCTAA
- a CDS encoding ornithine cyclodeaminase: MLYLNDQDIQAIGLEWPDLVESAESAVRILDSGDYAQPVKPYLRYNHPQNRIIAMPAYVGGDVNAAGIKWISSFPDNIGAGLPRAHSVIILNDPHTGQPSAVLNSPLPSIVRTASISGLMIRHFMQARPLEKIQLGIIGWGPIGQHHFQMAMALYGDRIERIRIFDLRGADLSGIQSCYRDRIEVAETWADVYLKSNIFITCTVSDHRYIDLPPAKGCLLLNVSLRDYKPEALASVKAVIVDDWDEVCRENTDIERLHLEQGLTRTGTRKISDVVCRSGLTEFAEDEPVFFCPMGMAVFDIATAVYYVKKARKKGIGSELE; the protein is encoded by the coding sequence ATGCTGTACTTAAATGACCAGGATATCCAGGCGATAGGCCTTGAGTGGCCTGACCTTGTGGAGTCTGCAGAATCTGCGGTGCGCATTCTTGATTCCGGTGATTACGCACAGCCAGTTAAGCCTTATCTAAGGTATAACCATCCTCAAAACCGGATTATTGCAATGCCCGCGTATGTAGGGGGAGACGTGAATGCAGCAGGGATCAAGTGGATTTCCAGCTTCCCGGATAATATCGGGGCCGGTCTTCCCCGCGCACATAGCGTTATCATATTGAATGATCCCCATACGGGCCAGCCTTCAGCCGTTCTGAACTCGCCGCTGCCCAGCATCGTCAGGACAGCTTCGATCAGCGGGCTGATGATCCGTCACTTTATGCAGGCGCGGCCGCTGGAAAAGATTCAGCTCGGCATTATCGGCTGGGGGCCGATTGGGCAGCATCATTTTCAAATGGCAATGGCTCTGTACGGTGATCGAATTGAACGTATCCGCATCTTCGATCTAAGGGGAGCCGATCTGTCAGGAATTCAGTCCTGTTACAGGGACAGGATTGAAGTGGCAGAGACCTGGGCGGACGTCTATCTGAAGTCTAATATCTTCATCACATGTACCGTATCCGATCACCGGTATATCGATCTTCCCCCTGCAAAAGGTTGTCTTCTGCTGAATGTTTCTCTGCGTGATTATAAGCCGGAGGCGTTAGCTTCGGTGAAAGCTGTCATTGTCGACGATTGGGATGAAGTGTGCCGCGAGAATACAGACATCGAGCGGCTCCATCTGGAACAGGGGCTGACCCGTACCGGCACCCGTAAGATTAGCGACGTCGTCTGCCGAAGCGGCCTGACTGAATTCGCCGAAGATGAGCCGGTCTTTTTCTGCCCGATGGGGATGGCTGTCTTCGATATTGCAACAGCGGTATATTATGTAAAGAAGGCCAGGAAAAAAGGGATTGGGAGCGAGCTTGAGTAA
- a CDS encoding potassium channel family protein — protein MLSFLLTLKRLVTGLWRALKLKNFQALLVLVVITLTSGTIFYVKEEGLSVIDAIYFCVATLSTIGHPTFVPQTTLGKTFTIVYIIVGTGLFLGMIGYIAYFLIKQTDKESD, from the coding sequence ATGTTATCGTTTTTGCTTACGCTTAAGCGTCTGGTGACCGGCTTATGGCGGGCGCTCAAACTTAAGAATTTTCAGGCATTGCTCGTATTGGTGGTCATCACGCTGACGTCCGGAACTATTTTTTATGTCAAAGAGGAAGGACTTTCTGTAATTGACGCGATCTATTTTTGCGTAGCCACGCTTAGTACAATCGGACATCCTACCTTTGTTCCGCAAACCACTTTAGGGAAAACTTTTACTATTGTCTACATCATCGTTGGCACCGGGTTATTCCTGGGGATGATCGGCTATATCGCTTACTTCTTGATCAAACAAACAGACAAGGAAAGTGATTGA
- a CDS encoding methyl-accepting chemotaxis protein yields the protein MDNLTALVLAAPMIKQIHAQDIMIGITDKEIFHYYAPSKVLDFGLTKGSPVPEDDPSLGNALAGRATTNRLSAELYGATVISSAVPIYGDEGEIIGAFAIAYTLENEDKMEQLTDSINQISGQLMDMVQNVAAQSEELSATTAQILENSRKTVEESKQVNKVAGFIREISEQTNLLGLNAAIEAARVGEQGAGFGVVATEVRKLSVNTKEATKTIEDSLSTVQHSILQMEQEIEAIADSSSAQAELVTQFSELIERLNETSSEMEKFISSILQ from the coding sequence ATGGATAATTTGACCGCACTTGTATTGGCTGCACCAATGATTAAGCAAATTCACGCACAGGATATTATGATTGGGATTACGGATAAGGAGATCTTTCATTACTACGCACCCAGCAAGGTACTTGATTTTGGCCTGACCAAGGGAAGTCCTGTTCCAGAGGATGACCCGTCGCTTGGAAACGCACTTGCAGGACGTGCTACGACGAATCGTCTGTCTGCCGAGCTGTACGGTGCGACTGTAATCTCCTCGGCAGTGCCGATTTACGGAGATGAAGGGGAGATTATCGGGGCATTTGCGATTGCTTATACGCTTGAGAACGAAGACAAAATGGAACAGCTGACTGATAGTATCAACCAGATCAGTGGCCAATTGATGGATATGGTCCAGAACGTTGCCGCACAGTCCGAGGAGCTGTCAGCTACGACGGCCCAAATTCTGGAGAATTCGCGCAAGACGGTTGAGGAGTCAAAGCAGGTGAACAAGGTGGCCGGCTTTATCCGTGAAATCTCGGAACAGACGAATCTGCTTGGCCTGAACGCAGCGATTGAAGCGGCCCGCGTGGGGGAGCAGGGTGCAGGTTTCGGTGTAGTAGCTACCGAAGTGCGCAAGCTTTCCGTCAACACAAAGGAAGCGACGAAGACGATCGAAGATTCACTCAGCACCGTGCAGCATTCCATTCTGCAGATGGAACAGGAAATTGAAGCCATTGCGGATTCTTCCTCTGCACAGGCCGAATTGGTCACCCAGTTCAGCGAGCTTATTGAGCGCCTGAATGAGACCAGCAGTGAGATGGAAAAGTTCATTTCATCCATTCTTCAATAA
- the treC gene encoding alpha,alpha-phosphotrehalase — translation MANTPEQQWWQKSTVYQVYPKSFKDTTGSGTGDIKGLTRKLDYLQDLGIDIVWLQPVYVSPQNDNGYDVANYRQIDPTFGTMEDFDELMHELNKRGMHLMTDIVVNHSSTEHPWFQEARKSKDNAYRNYYIWKDAAPDGGPPNNWQSKFGGPAWQWEETTGQYFLTLFDKTQADLNWENEQVRQEVADLMIFWAEKGVRGFRMDVINLISKDQGFPEDDGSISPGDGRRYYTDGPRVHEYIKELYAKVFGPYNLVTVGEMSSTTLEHCIRYSNPEEKEFSMTFNFHHLKVDYRNGQKWELKPYDFEELKQLFTKWQSGMQRGGGWNALFWNNHDQPRALSRFADDGIYRVESAKMLATTLHGLQGTPYVYQGEEIGMANPKWLDISEFNDIESTNMFKILQERGLSADEALAIIRERSRDNSRTPMQWDETTNAGFTSGTPWLKVDESYKEINVSAQLGDPASILAHYRKLIRLRKQEEVLTNGRYVRLDEAHPQIYAYARINETEILVVVSNFSGEHVVFTAAEVFWETVKGKEAELLVGNTPQTPVWGQTVELSPYASYMWIIR, via the coding sequence ATGGCAAATACACCTGAACAACAATGGTGGCAGAAATCAACGGTGTATCAGGTCTATCCGAAAAGCTTCAAGGATACGACCGGGAGCGGAACAGGTGATATAAAAGGTTTGACCCGGAAGCTGGATTATTTGCAGGACCTGGGCATTGATATCGTTTGGCTGCAGCCGGTTTATGTATCCCCGCAAAATGATAACGGTTACGATGTCGCGAATTACCGGCAGATTGACCCGACTTTCGGAACGATGGAGGACTTCGATGAGCTGATGCATGAGCTTAATAAGCGCGGCATGCATCTGATGACGGATATTGTGGTCAACCATTCCTCAACAGAGCATCCCTGGTTTCAGGAAGCCCGCAAATCGAAGGACAATGCTTACCGCAATTATTATATCTGGAAAGATGCAGCACCGGACGGCGGTCCTCCCAACAACTGGCAGTCCAAGTTTGGCGGACCTGCATGGCAGTGGGAAGAGACAACGGGCCAGTATTTTTTGACACTGTTTGATAAGACACAGGCCGATCTGAACTGGGAGAACGAGCAAGTGCGGCAGGAAGTGGCCGACCTGATGATTTTTTGGGCGGAGAAGGGAGTCAGGGGATTCCGTATGGATGTTATCAACCTGATCTCCAAGGATCAGGGGTTTCCGGAGGATGACGGAAGTATTTCACCCGGTGACGGACGGCGTTACTATACGGACGGGCCGCGGGTGCATGAATACATCAAGGAGCTGTATGCCAAGGTCTTTGGTCCATACAATCTTGTAACTGTAGGAGAGATGTCTTCAACTACACTGGAGCACTGTATCCGCTATTCTAATCCGGAGGAGAAGGAATTCTCCATGACCTTTAACTTCCACCATCTGAAAGTGGACTACCGGAACGGGCAGAAGTGGGAACTGAAGCCTTACGATTTCGAGGAATTGAAGCAATTGTTCACGAAATGGCAGTCCGGCATGCAGCGGGGAGGGGGCTGGAACGCGCTCTTCTGGAACAACCATGATCAGCCGCGGGCTTTGTCCCGGTTTGCGGACGACGGAATCTACCGGGTGGAGAGTGCCAAGATGCTGGCGACGACGCTCCACGGGCTGCAGGGTACACCCTATGTGTACCAGGGTGAGGAGATCGGAATGGCAAATCCGAAATGGCTGGACATAAGTGAGTTCAATGATATCGAATCCACCAATATGTTCAAGATCCTGCAGGAAAGAGGCCTGTCCGCGGATGAAGCACTTGCCATCATCCGGGAACGCTCCCGCGATAATTCACGGACACCGATGCAGTGGGATGAGACAACGAATGCCGGATTTACCAGCGGGACCCCATGGCTGAAGGTGGATGAGAGTTACAAGGAGATCAACGTTAGCGCACAGCTTGGAGATCCGGCTTCTATCCTGGCTCATTACCGTAAGCTGATCCGTCTGCGCAAGCAGGAAGAAGTGCTTACCAACGGACGTTATGTCCGGCTTGATGAGGCCCATCCTCAGATTTATGCCTATGCCCGGATTAACGAAACCGAAATACTGGTCGTCGTATCCAATTTCAGCGGTGAACATGTTGTATTTACTGCTGCCGAAGTGTTCTGGGAGACGGTCAAGGGCAAGGAAGCAGAGCTGCTGGTCGGTAATACCCCGCAGACCCCGGTATGGGGCCAGACGGTTGAGCTATCACCTTATGCATCCTACATGTGGATTATCCGATAA
- the treP gene encoding PTS system trehalose-specific EIIBC component, with protein MAINRQNVEQIVQAIGGKDNIEAATHCVTRLRFALKDEGKVDTSALERNDLVKGHFSSQGQFQVIIGPGLVDKVYEEMIGITGGARSSKDEVKTAASKHQNPLQQAIKTLADIFIPILPAIVMAGLLLGINNILTGPGIFFDARSLVDVYPQWKDIASIINTIASTAFTFLPALIGWSAVTRFGGSPLLGIVLGLILVHPDLLSAYGYADAKLEGTVPVWNLFGWEVNKIGYQGQVLPVLVSAYLLARLERWLNKRVHDSIKLLVVAPVALLVTGFLAFTVIGPVTFMIANAITTGLVNIFGSFPALGGLIYGGLYALLVITGMHHTFLAVDIQLIGSEGGTFLWPMLALSNIAQGAAALGMLFVAKQEKTKGLAVTSSISAFLGVTEPAIFGVNIRYKYPFIFGMIGSGLASILLALNNVLASSIGVGGIPGFLSIFPKQWGIFFVGMAIVLIIPFGATVLFGKIRARGGEEPDNNAKADNVQATTPVSLPPMIQEKDGTKESAANVLEIFSPVRGQIVPLEEVPDPAFAERQMGKGVAVNPSEGKVYAPFDATVAHVIKSKHAMILEHATGVQILIHIGINTVSMKGRGFTAHAATGDQVKAGQLLLEFDRDVITAAGYPLTSPVIVPDGQDTIERVEELIPSSNPVQGQAVPVLKIYLKG; from the coding sequence ATGGCGATTAACCGGCAAAACGTGGAGCAGATCGTACAGGCTATCGGCGGGAAAGACAATATCGAAGCAGCCACGCACTGTGTCACAAGGCTGAGATTTGCCCTGAAAGACGAGGGCAAGGTTGATACCTCTGCGCTGGAGCGGAATGATCTGGTGAAAGGGCATTTTTCTTCCCAAGGCCAATTTCAAGTGATTATCGGTCCGGGACTGGTGGACAAAGTATATGAAGAAATGATCGGCATTACCGGCGGAGCCCGTTCTTCGAAAGACGAGGTGAAGACGGCGGCCAGCAAACACCAGAATCCGCTGCAGCAGGCAATCAAGACACTGGCGGATATCTTTATTCCGATCCTCCCGGCCATTGTGATGGCAGGTCTGCTGCTTGGGATCAACAACATTTTGACGGGTCCCGGCATCTTTTTCGACGCACGTTCCCTGGTGGATGTGTATCCGCAGTGGAAGGACATCGCTTCGATTATCAATACGATTGCCAGTACGGCCTTTACCTTCCTGCCCGCACTTATTGGATGGTCGGCAGTAACCCGGTTCGGCGGCAGTCCGCTGCTGGGGATTGTGCTTGGTCTTATCCTGGTTCATCCTGATCTGCTCAGTGCATACGGATATGCGGATGCCAAGCTGGAAGGTACGGTTCCGGTCTGGAATTTATTCGGCTGGGAAGTTAACAAGATCGGCTACCAGGGACAGGTGCTCCCGGTGCTGGTCTCCGCTTATCTGCTCGCCCGGCTGGAGCGCTGGCTTAACAAGCGGGTGCATGATTCCATCAAGCTGCTGGTCGTTGCACCGGTAGCGCTGCTGGTTACAGGATTTCTGGCGTTTACGGTTATCGGTCCGGTTACATTCATGATTGCCAACGCCATTACAACGGGGCTGGTCAACATCTTTGGCTCCTTCCCGGCGCTGGGAGGACTCATTTATGGGGGGCTGTACGCACTGCTGGTTATTACCGGCATGCACCATACGTTCCTTGCTGTTGATATTCAGCTGATCGGTTCCGAAGGAGGAACCTTCCTCTGGCCGATGCTGGCGTTGTCCAACATTGCACAGGGTGCAGCCGCACTTGGCATGCTGTTCGTGGCCAAGCAGGAGAAGACGAAAGGTCTGGCCGTGACCTCTTCCATTTCTGCCTTCCTGGGGGTTACAGAACCGGCGATCTTCGGGGTTAACATCCGTTATAAGTATCCGTTTATCTTCGGGATGATCGGTTCGGGTCTGGCGAGCATACTGCTGGCGCTCAACAATGTACTGGCATCCTCCATCGGGGTCGGCGGGATTCCCGGCTTCCTGTCTATCTTCCCGAAACAGTGGGGAATCTTCTTTGTCGGCATGGCCATCGTATTAATCATTCCGTTCGGAGCTACCGTATTGTTCGGCAAGATCCGCGCCCGGGGAGGAGAAGAACCGGATAATAACGCAAAGGCGGATAACGTCCAGGCCACAACTCCGGTTTCCCTTCCTCCGATGATTCAAGAGAAGGATGGTACCAAGGAATCAGCAGCGAATGTTCTGGAAATCTTCTCGCCGGTGAGAGGACAGATTGTACCGCTGGAAGAAGTGCCGGACCCGGCCTTCGCCGAGCGGCAAATGGGTAAAGGAGTGGCGGTAAATCCGTCCGAAGGAAAAGTGTATGCTCCATTTGACGCTACGGTCGCCCATGTCATCAAGAGCAAGCACGCGATGATTCTGGAGCATGCTACGGGAGTGCAGATTCTGATTCATATCGGCATCAATACCGTTTCGATGAAAGGCAGAGGTTTTACGGCTCATGCCGCCACTGGAGATCAAGTCAAGGCGGGTCAGCTGCTGCTTGAATTCGACCGGGATGTTATTACCGCAGCAGGATACCCGCTGACTTCACCGGTTATCGTGCCTGACGGGCAGGATACCATCGAACGGGTGGAGGAGCTGATCCCTAGTTCAAATCCTGTTCAGGGGCAGGCGGTTCCTGTTCTAAAGATCTATCTTAAAGGTTAA
- the treR gene encoding trehalose operon repressor: MNKNIYLHIYNDYSARIQSGQLPAGKKLPSESELAEAYGTSRETVRKALLMLSQNGYIHKIKGKGSFVLDAQRMNFPVSGLVSFKEVSKNLGRSVRTIVYENGCVPSTSEEERRLQMKEPGLLWKVVRAREIDGEKIILDKDYFLTSYVPSLTAETAGNSIYAYLEGELHLTISYAKKEISVEEATPEDKLLLDLHDYQHIVVVRNYVHLVDTKLFQYTESRHRLDKFQFVDFARRAQSESDL, encoded by the coding sequence ATGAATAAGAATATATATCTTCATATTTATAATGATTATTCGGCCCGGATTCAGTCCGGGCAGCTCCCTGCTGGCAAGAAGCTGCCCTCGGAAAGCGAGCTTGCTGAAGCTTACGGAACTTCAAGGGAGACGGTACGCAAGGCTTTGCTTATGCTCTCTCAGAACGGCTATATCCATAAGATTAAGGGCAAAGGTTCTTTTGTACTCGATGCCCAGCGGATGAATTTCCCCGTTTCCGGCTTGGTCAGCTTCAAGGAAGTGTCCAAGAACCTGGGGCGTTCCGTACGTACCATTGTATATGAGAACGGCTGTGTGCCTAGTACATCCGAGGAGGAACGGCGTCTTCAGATGAAGGAGCCGGGCCTGCTTTGGAAGGTAGTTCGTGCCCGGGAGATTGATGGGGAGAAGATCATCCTGGACAAGGATTATTTTCTAACCTCCTATGTACCGTCTCTCACTGCTGAAACCGCCGGGAATTCGATTTATGCGTATTTGGAAGGAGAACTTCACCTCACGATCAGCTACGCCAAAAAAGAGATCTCTGTGGAAGAAGCTACACCGGAGGATAAGCTTTTGCTTGATTTGCATGATTATCAGCATATTGTCGTAGTCCGCAACTATGTGCATCTGGTGGACACTAAGCTGTTCCAGTATACCGAATCGCGGCACCGGCTGGATAAGTTTCAGTTTGTGGACTTTGCCCGGCGGGCTCAGAGCGAAAGCGATCTGTAG
- a CDS encoding DeoR/GlpR family DNA-binding transcription regulator: MRAFERREYIINKLHRYKKVHVADLAQDFGVSEETIRRDLDKLDKEGIAKKSYGGAVLNVHTNEDPAYSLRHSVHLDEKRMIADNVLGLINDGDSLMTDTSSTAFEALRKITEVKQNLTVITNSLVVLSEFQHSGHKLISTGGVLGAETNSFVGPTASYTLQKYNVDVALFSCKALSMTGGLSDSNEAESELKVLMQQQASKVILLVDHSKFDRIAFIKLFSFDKVDYIVTDRKPSEEWIDFFKEHQISLVYGPTE; encoded by the coding sequence ATGAGAGCTTTTGAACGCCGGGAATATATTATCAACAAGCTGCACCGCTATAAGAAAGTCCATGTTGCTGATCTGGCACAGGATTTCGGAGTCTCCGAAGAAACGATAAGAAGAGATCTCGACAAGCTGGATAAAGAAGGAATTGCCAAGAAGAGCTATGGCGGAGCGGTTCTGAATGTTCACACCAATGAAGACCCCGCCTACTCCCTCCGGCATTCAGTCCATCTTGACGAGAAGCGGATGATCGCCGACAACGTGCTGGGACTGATCAATGATGGCGACAGTCTGATGACAGACACCAGTTCGACTGCTTTTGAAGCTTTAAGGAAAATAACCGAGGTTAAACAAAATCTGACGGTGATCACCAATTCACTGGTAGTCCTGTCCGAGTTCCAGCATTCCGGCCACAAGCTGATCTCTACCGGTGGTGTGCTGGGTGCCGAGACGAACTCTTTTGTCGGACCAACTGCCTCCTATACTCTACAGAAGTACAATGTGGACGTCGCCTTGTTCAGCTGCAAAGCTCTGTCTATGACAGGCGGGCTGAGTGATTCCAATGAAGCAGAAAGCGAGCTAAAGGTTCTGATGCAGCAGCAGGCGAGCAAGGTGATCTTGCTTGTGGACCATTCGAAATTCGACCGTATTGCCTTCATCAAATTGTTCAGCTTTGACAAGGTGGATTACATTGTGACAGACCGCAAGCCTTCGGAGGAATGGATTGATTTTTTCAAGGAGCATCAGATTTCACTGGTCTATGGCCCCACAGAGTAG